AGGATTGAATCATAATATGGACTAAACACCATCTTGTTGTAGTTAACCAGACGTGCAAATTTCACTGCTGTCCTCTCAAGTTCTTCGTGTAGTGGGCCCAGTCCTCCGGGTATCACCGGAAGGGGTCTCTGATTAGTGGCAAACAGGTAGCTCAGGAGAAACATATGGACCCTAGATTCTGCATAGAAAAAGAGAtgtgtaatatgtaattatgGACCTACCCCCTGTTCAGCTTCTCACCCCACCACTTTCTTTTCATACCTATCTAGATGGAGGGACATAGggatacaaacattttttttttattcactccCTACCTCCTCCAACAACCGTTTCAGTGTCTCGGATTTCCTCATCTCTGCTTCtccttctctgctcctcttcaGCTTCTCGCCATCCGCTGCTCCAACTCTGCTTGCTTCGTCTTGGTTTCTGCATTCCTCTCTCCTCTTCAGATTACTTCCTCAACAAGCTGGAGCCTCCACACACACCCCATGCGGACAACCTTTTTCCCAATTGGAATAACGCAGGCAGAGGTTGTCTCTGTGGTGTGCGTGGAGAGCCTCGTCTTGTTGTGGACATACTCGAATAAGAACAATGCAGAAGCGAAGACGTGGAAGCGGTTGTGGGAGAATTTagggagagagtgagaaaaaacaatgaatttcaaacaaaaattcaAAGCTTTTTCATTTGTCTCGTTGGGGTCCTTCTTTGTTTTTGGACACTTGTAGCAATAACAAAGCTAACCAAAGTTTGTTAAAATTTGTACGAATAGGAATGCAAAAGTCTATTTATGGACAAATGCATTGTTATAAAGctattacaaaaatattctgcTGCCTGCCCTTGCATgcctttttacattatatatatatatatatatatatatatatatatatatatatatatatatatatatatatatatatatatatatatatttccaaatttTCCTTCTtaattacttaataaaaatacacttaCCTATTAGCCGATATATGTGGTTAGAAGGGGATACAGCTGCCTGTATTTGTCCTTTAAAAGACTCCAGATTTTCTCCAGAGATGGGAGTGAAGCCATGCTGAGTAAGCGTTGTGTTAAcctccatgcagatcttctCGCTAAGCATAGCCCAAATTTCTTCTGCATTGTTAGATCTAACCATACATGAATTAGAAGAACATAGATCTAACACTAATTTTATAGGGCAGGAAAAATCACAAGAAATAAGGCATTGAAACAGTTTATGATGAATAAAAAGCCTAACCCTGAAAGATGTGTGGCGGTCTTAAGCTTATTCACAATACTTTTCATGCAATGCTATGAAAAAGTAACCTCAAACTGCTTTACCTGTTGCCTATCAGATTGTGGGGGGGTGTCGGGGTACCCCTTATATTAGTTAGTATTGAATTTGTAGTGgttgtttaattttcttttaaagatgcAGTTTTGCCACAGTAACCTTCCAATACAGGGCTAGAAGTTTCATTAGAACACTTTAGCACCTCAAACTTTCATCTACACATGACATTTCACTTCAGCTTGTTTTAAACAGCGTTACATATTATTTAACTTGGGGCATCTGTGATGTACATCTGGCCAGTCGTGTAGAGCGACAGAACTAATAAGTTGACTTGAGTCCAAATTTTTCCCATTAAAAAGTAAGTCTACTTACTGAGAGTCCACATCCTGCAGTAACACTCTGATAAGAGCCTTCATTCTGTCCGTAAACCCAGGAAGTCCAGAAAGAGCAGAACCGGTTGAATTGTGTATTATTAACAGTAGCGTTCCCTCCTGGGTGAGCTTCACCAGCTCCTGCTGCATCTCCTGAAAACGTGTTTGGTCCATTAACACGGTCTATcggaaacagaaacaaaaaaaaaaaaaaaaacatggtgaatgTCAACTGAAACATTCTCTGATAAAAAGTAAAGGATGCTTGCCACGTTTTGAATTTAAATGTTCTTGGTAACGTTTCCACAATTTCATTTTCCATCTCTAAACCCTCCCTGGACTCTTGATAAGTTTGGCTTATGGTAAACCAATGTTGTATTCTGCCTGCATTGACCCATTTATGATGAGATTCAAATCTGGCTGCATTTAATTTGGTTCTAGACTACTTCCTGAGTAAGACTCCACTTTCAGGATGGAAAAAATTAGCTACAAATTAATTTATCAGCGGGGTGCCATTGGGGTTCACAAAAGCTGTCCATTGATTCCTCTCAACAAGGTGGTGGAGATCTGCAAGTGGTGGCTTTTGCTACTGTTGACACAGACCGCTAGGGATTCCTCCTTTACAGTCCATGCATAGGACATAGGACTTATTATGTCctgttatttacataaaaactgTATTACAGTGATACACCCCAGGGGCCAAATTTGTATCATATGTGTAAAGCAAGCCTGTTTACCTGCTACACCATAACAATAAATGGATAAGTAGAGTATACATGGATCATAGTATTTTAGGAATATTCAAAATTAGTATAAAGCCACACATGCATGTCGTCTAAAAATGCAATTCTAGCCAAGTGCCTTGGTCTGCTTCAAAGGTCACCTTAACCTGGGTAAAAATGTTTGGCTGCGAAACAAGGTCATGGTAAGTCAGTAATAACCACAAGTCTGACTGAACCTACTGCCTGGGCAACCAAGACAAATAGAAAAAACTGAGTATTATTCAAAATTTAGAGTTTCTGGACAtgctacacaaaaaaaaacaacacggTGAGGTCTGATGAGAACATGCAACAAAGAACCGTACTTTTGCATGTGGACCCTGAACCGAAATGAGTGGGGATTTCCTACACGGCAAGATATTTAGCATCACACTGGTCTCATACTAATGGAAAACCAATTCCATGATTACTGAGCTAGGTGGATCCAGGGTTATTGGACGTGGGGTACTGGGCACAATCAATGTTGGGTTACTGAAGCAGTAGGTCAATGTACAGGAGTCCCACCTTAGCTTTAAGGACACTGCATGGCATTTGTAATCGCACGTTGGAAATAGCTCCTCCGACTTTCATCACTCCATAATTCTACCCATAAGCATGAGCGCCCTTGCAGTTATTCTGAATTGAACAAAATACATACCTCTGGGAAAAGCCTACGCTGGTGGTCCCATGTTAGCAGTTTCATGTAGGCATGATTCAAAACAGAGACAGGAGACATGGACGCAGGTGCAGCTTCTGCCTTCAGATGCTCAGAGTTCTTACTTTGCAAAGTCTCCAGATCACGGGCAGATTCCTGTAACCACTGGGTGACAAATTCTAGAGCATCTGCAGCAcaggttaaaaggaatggtagaTTAATTTCAAGACTCTACTAGGAATTCCTGCACAATATACACTACACCGAAAAAATGTCAATTCAAATTGCTTCTGTACTGTCTACCAGCTCCTACTGAATCGCAGAGTTAGGGAGCCTGGTGCTTGAGAACCATCTTCATTCTCATGGGCCAATCATGTGATCAAAACCATAGATTTCCTATATATCCTGGATTAACCATTTAGGATATGTGGTCTGTATTCACATTAAAGCACATGACACAATGTTGGTTAACGACTACATGCCAAGTTTCCCTAATGCATGTTACATGGAAGACTTGAGCCATGAGCTTCATTTTTTGACAGCACTATAGATAAGTGGGTGTGGCTAACTCAGCTCCACCCAGTTTCTCATATGTCCCACCCATGCGTGCCTCTACCCAGACCTTTTGTGTCCcaggaaaataacaaaatatccatacttgtttttttgtcgaaAAAGTCCTGGAACTTCTTGCGTTCGTACTCCACGGATTGTTGCATCAAATGGGGCCGAATGCTGCTTATAGCAAAGTTTGCCATGTCAAGTTTCATTAGGTCCAAGACGGAGAAAATTGCTCTGCCAAAAGGGGAAGACACAATCCATTATCCTGCCATGGTCATGGTTTGTTTATGAATATCACACTAtttaaaattccaaaaaaagtgtaaaaaaaagcaaaacagcgATAGGATATGGCTCCTTCTATAGGACGCAATTTTAGCAAGATTTAACAAAAACCCAATTAAAGGAATAACTTCTGTCTTcaaacaaattacaaaattgCCAATACGATCGTTACCAATCCTTTGGTAATACAGTTTATAGAATTCTCACACACTCTAAAGTAAATTAGTGCCATCAGTATCTCTTACAAGATTTCTGTACAGTAAAGTAAGTCTGC
The nucleotide sequence above comes from Spea bombifrons isolate aSpeBom1 chromosome 10, aSpeBom1.2.pri, whole genome shotgun sequence. Encoded proteins:
- the TCP11L1 gene encoding T-complex protein 11-like protein 1 isoform X1 — translated: MPLDPDQPNPKEDASCNPDKARDDESFDISQESVRKRIQQNTPSPHGENTLQTASPPQFVSEEELMEAAKGVTNMALAHEIVVSGGFQIKPVQLPDGSLEKRVRDILHKAFWDCLEAQFREDPPVYGHAIILLGEIKEALTSFLLPGHTRLRNQINEVLDLDLIKQEAENRALNISKLAEFIIGMMGTLCSPARDEEIKKLRDIKEPVSLFRAIFSVLDLMKLDMANFAISSIRPHLMQQSVEYERKKFQDFFDKKTNALEFVTQWLQESARDLETLQSKNSEHLKAEAAPASMSPVSVLNHAYMKLLTWDHQRRLFPETVLMDQTRFQEMQQELVKLTQEGTLLLIIHNSTGSALSGLPGFTDRMKALIRVLLQDVDSQSNNAEEIWAMLSEKICMEVNTTLTQHGFTPISGENLESFKGQIQAAVSPSNHIYRLIESRVHMFLLSYLFATNQRPLPVIPGGLGPLHEELERTAVKFARLVNYNKMVFSPYYDSILGVILNK
- the TCP11L1 gene encoding T-complex protein 11-like protein 1 isoform X2, which produces MPLDPDQPNPKEDASCNPDKARDDESFDISQESVRKRIQQNTPSPHGENTLQTSPPQFVSEEELMEAAKGVTNMALAHEIVVSGGFQIKPVQLPDGSLEKRVRDILHKAFWDCLEAQFREDPPVYGHAIILLGEIKEALTSFLLPGHTRLRNQINEVLDLDLIKQEAENRALNISKLAEFIIGMMGTLCSPARDEEIKKLRDIKEPVSLFRAIFSVLDLMKLDMANFAISSIRPHLMQQSVEYERKKFQDFFDKKTNALEFVTQWLQESARDLETLQSKNSEHLKAEAAPASMSPVSVLNHAYMKLLTWDHQRRLFPETVLMDQTRFQEMQQELVKLTQEGTLLLIIHNSTGSALSGLPGFTDRMKALIRVLLQDVDSQSNNAEEIWAMLSEKICMEVNTTLTQHGFTPISGENLESFKGQIQAAVSPSNHIYRLIESRVHMFLLSYLFATNQRPLPVIPGGLGPLHEELERTAVKFARLVNYNKMVFSPYYDSILGVILNK